The DNA region ACCGTTTTTGTTATGTACATGGGGAATGGTGCGGTCGAGCCATTTAGAGTCTCTCTTGACCGTATGGTACCATATGACATTTGCTTCTTCTCATACGATGGTCACCGCCAAACACGTCAGCTTGATGTCATTTCCTTGTACTCTAGATGACTGGTATGTGGGTCATCTCTTATGTATCCCTATTTTTCCGAGCGAGTGATGCATCAGTTTGGTTCCTTGAATATTATTATGAGACCTCCCTATGAGTATGCTTCTCTCGACGTTTGCCGCAAAGATCTACTTGCGATACTGGATAATTTCGAGAGTCACCTAGTACTAGAGGAGTATCGTCTGGAGCCAGTTCATGTACCCTGGACTTATGCTGAGGGTTACATGACATGGTTCTATAGGGTGTCACACCCTATCATGACACTAAGCGCTCCTGGAAGACCACCTAGGCCAGTTAATTCAAAGGTACTTGAGGTTTAGGATGAACAGATCAAGAGTGTGATAGTGGTCTGTCGGCGTGTTGTGGAGATTTGGTAGAGGAGCCATAAGGGCATAACTATTTGAGAATGACACTCCCTAGTTGGCCCTCGTGGAACACATGGTTGTCGAGTTATGGAATATCGTGTAGTACAGACGGAGGAGGAGGCATGGGTTAAACATACCTAGTAGTTAGTTTATGTTTGGATGTATTACTTTTTTGTATTTTCTGACAAATATTATTTATGGTCTTGACTTTTTGGATTCATGTATGACTTTTTGCTTTCATTTAACTTTAATATAACTTCATTTTACTTTGGTTTTACTTTAGTACAAGTTGATCTCAAAAAATTATGATGTTGGGACAATGGTGATGTTCTGAAATGATTCAGGGGGTATTTTGGAGATGTGTATTTGGACACACCTAAATATACGAAAATGTATCTTCAGAccatattttttttaaaattggGATAAAACTAAAAAAAAGAGAAGATTGGCGTGATTTTCGGTGCGTCCGAAAATGCAGTTTTAGAAGTATGAAGGACAATTTCgaattttaaaaaatatgataTGCACATATAAAGATGATTTATTTAAAAgaaaactttaaaaaaaattgtattttagtgtctgtctttttaactataaataaataaataaattgtttttttaaaagttatttatttgaaaaaaacttttaaaattataataataaataaactttttttttaataaaaaaattgaaaaataattttgacattcaataatataaatatacaagattaaaacataaataaaatcacataattttttaaaataataaatctcaaaatattttttttgaaaaactataaaaataactttaaatttaaataatttttttaaaattttgatatacaaaaataatgatgaaatatttgaaataatttttataaaaattatttcaaataaattttatttaaaattttaataaaatatataatactataaaaatcattttaaaaaattaaatattaatatcTCGATAATTTTTAATATACGACACAATTGTGGACTTAGACTGCTATTAGAATCATCATAAATTTACActtaaaaataatttaaaatcaATTCAAACATCAATGTCTATGACACTAAATTTCTACGAGCATCTCAGCTTGGCATCGATCttataaacaaaaataaataaaaatatgcaAACATATAAAAGCTTGTTGACCTCATGAAAACAAACACcatttatatttttataaaaagAAATGGAATAAAAAACATTTCATTTCATTAGAGAAACTCAAATTAAAATGCCATATATTTCAAAATCTgtcagagagagagagaaagaaaatcaagtaaaaaAATGTGATGATGAAAACTCCAACATGGCTGCTATAAAAGTACGAATCAATAGGGGTACCTAAAAATTGGTACTAGCATATAAAAAAACAATTGAGTGGTGAATCTTCCAACAACTTTATATTATCCTCCCTATCCATCATAGTAATTcatttgaaaaaaaaagaatattttaaaataaataattaattttaattttcaatatATATTTTTTAACTTTATTCATATCTATTTAATTAATATTActttcattatttttaatatataataagagtattttaataaaaatatttttttaagatTGAACCCTTGATTATAAAATGGAATGAAGTATGAAAAATGGCTAAATTTATATGGTCTCCACCATATAGCTCATGTAAGGACAGGCCATCAGTTGATCAGGACCATTGACTTGTTTTGGTGGGGAGTCCCAAATCTCAATTTACATGTGAGGTTGGTGAGAGGCACTGTCAACCTTATTTTTTCTCACATTTTTCTTCTTGATATTACAATGTGAAATTGGGTCTAGGTTATTGTCATCACACTATTCACTCTTCTTCTAGCTCAGTGATTGTCTGTGAATTATTAGGAAGTTGTGGGCATTTATGGTTGTAGGGTATACTTCAATTTTTCAATTGAATCATTTTTGGTATTTATTGTGTGTAGTTGAGTTTTTTAGGTCTATATGATAGTAGTGATGAATTTAGGGTATGTGATAAAATGTATGATTTTAGTAGAATGGATTATGGTTTGTAAAATTGATTTTATTTGAGATTATAATTTATATAGTATAGGAATTTAAAGTGTTTTTTTTTACAAATTTACTCTTCAATTTATTTTTacaaaaaattatttaatttatttttaatttattttttatcaGAATTAATTTTATATAATCAATTTATTTTTGACTTAATTTTTTAATTGAATTAGTTTTTGTCTTTATTATGTGTAGTTCGGTTATTTAGGGTAAAAGAAGAGTGATCAATTTATATGATTTGTGGGAGAATTGATCAAGGATTTCGAAATTGATTCTACTAAAATAGAAgatttataatttttaatttaaattttgagttttatattaaaatttaaaaagtaCTCAAAAGTACTCGATACTCTATTATTTGAGAGAATCTATATGGATAAGTTAGTGTGAAAGTTGAAAAAGAATGATCAATTTTTAGCGCGTAGTGTCTATTGTTACTGTATTAGAGACGTCATTGATATCTCTTACCTCAAGATTGATGAGAATTGGAATTTGATTTGGAAGATGAAGACCCCTCTTAGGATCAAATTTTTGTGTGGCGTTTATGCAGGAATTGTGTGCCAACAAGAATCCGATTAAAAGACAAAAGGAGTTGAATGCCCTATTTATTGTGTTGTTTGTGACAAAGGAGAAGAGAACTATAATCATTTGTTCCTACAGTGTCCCAAGAGTATATAATAGTGTTAGGAGAAAGTGAGACTTTGGTCTTTGCTGCAGTAGCTTCAGATTGATGAAGCAAATTTTACTACTTGAATCTTCTCCTTTTATGTAGGTATCAAACCAATATCTAGATCTATTAGGTGGAGTTTATGGAAATACTGGAATAACCATGTTTGAAATCATATTGAAGACTCCCCAGATTCTATCTGTAGTTGTGCTTCACACTTGTTGTCAGATTGGAGAAATGCCCAACAACTTAGATCGAACAATACAACCCAAGCCCAAATATTCTAATGTTATCAAGTGAACAAGGTAAGAATATGTGATTGCATTAAAGATGACGAGGGATTGTTTGTTGCAGCTCGGACTGAGTGGTTTTCACCGGGTAGCTTTAGGTCTCTTGAGAGCTATTAATTGGATACATTAGTTTTGGTTTGATAATATCGATTTCTAGCTATATGCTAAAAGCATAGTGGATAATATGAATGAGCAACAATCAAATGATTCAGATTTTGGTGCTCGGAAGTGTAATCGTTTATTAGCATTTTTGTTTAAGAACTCTCATGTTAAGTTCGTTAGGAGACAAGCTAATGAGGTTATTAGTTTACATAACTTTAATGGTGTACCAATATATATTCAAGTTTTTATTATTAATGAAATGAATTAAATTTTTTTccataaaaaaaattaaaattcaTTATTCAATTCTTTTATACAAAATTTTATTCAAATATTAAATCAATTTGGTTTCAATTCACTTTTAATCCGAATATcaatttataattaattaattttacTACCTATACGAgtaaatgttttttttttttttttactcTTATAACATTATAACAGAGTATATTGAATACTattactgttttatttatttatttatttagcTTGCAGTATTTAATAGTTTTGTCCTATTTATAAATGTTTATATTAAAGGACCAAGTTGGTCTCACACTTTACTCTaaaaaaaagtaaataaaaaaaGCCATACAGTTCACAAATCAGAAACTAGTTATAAATTCATTGTCAGTAACTCAAATCTCACCTTCACACTTCTTCACACATTCAATTCAACTCCACCACTTTTTCTTATGTTATATCATCTTGTATATTGAAATACAATTCAAGTTTAatcataaacaaaacaaagcTTTATCAAACTCAACAATGGTGGTAAAAAAACCAAAGATTGTCATAATTGGAGCTGGAATGGCAGGCCTAACAGCAGCAAACAAGCTCTACACTTCATCAGCTTCAAAGGACTTATTCGAACTTTGTATCGTCGATGGCGGAACAAGAATCGGCGGAAGAATCAACACTTCCGAATTCGGCGGTGACAGAATCGAGATGGGAGCTACATGGATCCATGGAATTGGTAATAGTCCAATTCACAAAATAGCTCAGGAAACAAACTCACTTCATTCAGAACAACCTTGGGAGTGCATGGATGGAAACAACAATGATGAATCGGTTATTACAGTTGCGGAAGGCGGTTTTCATCTTCAACCTTCCATTGTTGAGCCTGTTTCAAAGCTTTTCAAGAGCCTCATGGAGTATTCACAAGGGAAGTTAACTAAAGAGACTGCGAAAGGTGAGGTTTTAAGTTACTATAACATGGCTGTTAAAGCTTCTTCTTCGAGCTTTGGCTCGAAGAAGAATCTTAGTATTGGTTCTTTCTTGAGACAAGGTCTTGAGGCTTACTTCGAGTCGGTGAAAGAAGGAGATGAAGTTAATGGGAATGGTGATTGGAACAAGAAATCGCTTGAGGAAGCGATTTTCGCAATGTATGAGAATACCGAAAGGACTTATACATCGGCCGGTGATTTGGAGTGTTTGGATTATGAAGCTGAGAGTGAGTATAGAATGTTCCCAGGTGAAGAAATTACAATTGCTAGAGGCTATTTGAGTATAATTGATTCTATAGCTTCTGTTTTACCACCTGGTTTGGTTCAATTAGGTAGAAAAGTTCGAAAAATCGAATGGCAGCCGCAGAAATTGTGCGCGGAACATGATTATGATTATGAGAGAAATAATGTTTTTAGGCCAGTTAAGCTACATTTCTGTGATGGATCTGTTATGTATGCAGATCATGTTATTGTTACTGTTTCACTCGGAGTTTTAAAAGCTTCGATTTCTcatgatgaggatgatgatgatgatgttaaAGGTATGTTATTCTGTCCTAAGCTTCCGAATTCAAAAGCTGAAGCAATTTCGCGGCTAGGTTTTGGTGTTGTTAACAAGTTGTTTATGCAATTGAGtaatttaacaacaacaaaagATGATGTATCTTCGAAAGGGTCGTTTCCGTTTCTTCAAATGGTGTTTCATTCGCCTCAAAACGAAACACGGGACAAGAAAATCCCATGGTGGATGAGAAAAACCTCGACACTTTTTCCTATTTACAACGGTTCGAGTGTTCTTTTGTCGTGGTTCGCTGGCGAAGAAGCATTGGCACTCGAATCACTCGAAGACGAAGAGATTATGAATGGCGTTGCATCAACCGTTTCGAACTTCGTACCACCTCATTCGAAATCAATAAGCAAAGTTTTGACGAGTAAATGGGGGACAGATCCTTTGTTTTTAGGATCATACAGTTACGTCGCGGTTGGATCGAGCGGCGAAGATTTGGATACAATGGCTGAACCTTTGCCAATGAAGATGAAAGATGATAACAATAGTTTTTCATATGATCATCCACTTCAGATTTTGTTTGCAGGAGAAGCAACTCATAGAACTCATTATTCAACAACTCATGGAGCTTATTTCAGTGGTCTTAGGGAAGCTAATAGGCTTCTTCAACATTATCATTGTGTTGGGATTTTGAACAActagtattattattatttttttttgttttttaatttttgaatattattattattattattatttctattttcaACTTTAAAAAAAGGTCTTTGTTGTTTCTCTCTAAGAAAATTTAGTAGTGAGTGATTGGGGAAAAATATCAATATTAGAAAGGTCAAGATGAATAGTGAAAAATGTAGACATTAAGCTTGTTTGTACTACTTGAAGGAAAGTTTCTCCAAATATTTATTTATCTCTTCATTTATGAGTGTATTTTACTTTGCTTTAATTAATCCCTATCTTAATCTTAAACTCAAATTCTGGTCAAAATATTATAAAGTTTGACGTGATAATCAATATCGACTTGATTTGACTATTGATTTGAGATCGGACGATCAGTAATCAACAATTAAAACCATGAATAATTATGGTGGAAGGGAATCTATTTCCATGGCATCTTGTCCTCCTCCATGTGTGTTTTCTGGCGTTCACTTGTATCAATGCAAAGAACATGATCCACCAAATACGGCTATTCATTCATCTATGAAATGAAATATGGCTTGTCAACTGGTCAGGCTTATGTGTCCTTCTTGTCATGTTATCAAATTCTAGTACTCACGTACCCTACCTCTCTATATCACAAATGGGCCCTTCAAATCCTATTATATACATATATAGCTTCTAGGTAAGTGATACTAATAAGGTTTATGCATAAAAAAAACTCTAATGAAGAGTTAAGGAAGTAGTAGTAGAATAGAAAAGCATTGAATTCTAGCTTGTGAGAAAGTGAGACAATAAATGAGCTGTCGAAAACTGTAAAAGAATCATCACATGAAAATTGTAGCAATGATGGGGTCCCATGTTGCATCTTGATGACTAGTTGTGGTGTCTATCAATCAGACAAATAACCAAAATGTCCTTTAACAATGAGACAGAATTTGCAGATAATTATAGCCATCTGATTGTAGAGAGGGTGATCTTTTGTGCAGAACCTCTCATGGTCAGGATTCATGAAAAGGACTGGTCCCATAACTTGCCTCACTACTAACTAGTACACACATATACAATGTATACCATTTTGCTCTAAGTAACTCTAATCTTCTTACCTACCAATTCTCATTCATTACTCTTGGATCTATTCAAACCAAATCCACCCTATTTATTACTCCCTATCAACTTGAAGGCCATTTTACCAAGATACTTATATTCTCCCCTCAAGAAAGTGGGATTCAGACTTCTTGCTATAGAAAAAATATGCGTCTACATGCAGTACATGAACTTGACTTTGACTGTTAATTTGAGATCAGACGACTTAGATTACACAATATGAAAATTAGTTTTAAATGATCTCGAACATCAATATGAACTTGAACGGTTAAAATTGAAAACTTTATGATGCAGTTAACACACCACCCTATTTATAGTTAATGTAAGACTTTGGTTTTTAATTACATCAAACATAGAATTTAGTACTATATTAATTTTTTTGCATAACTCAAAAGAGAGACTATTTTTTATAAACTCTTGTCCGACGTCATGAGCTTTTTCTAATAGTCGAACAAAGCGCCAAGAACGTATTATGGTTGCCCATAGAGGCTCAAACAAGAGGTGCGATATTTTTAACCCTACATATACTATATCAAACGATACGTCCACACCTCTGATCGCAAGAGGATCTCTTAGGATAGAGATGTTCACATACACATTTTTATTACATGTTTAAATTCACTTTTAGTAGAGTTGAAGCGCAAAAAATTGATTTTAGTATGTATGAGAGTTCTTGACCCATTGAGCTAGCCCAAATGCTTTTTCACAAAGATACTTATGTAATAATTTGTCATTCACATGTTTTATGCTCCATGTTTATTATGATCCCTCTGATATTTTCAAATTATTCTACAAACAAATTTGAGGGGTCCATATATGTTAATCAACCTTCATTTTCACACCAAAGAACACAAAACAAACATCACATGGAATAACAACCTGTGTCATTGAGTCACAAAAAGTATATCAATGGAGTATGATGTATTATGAAAAATGACAAGGATGATTATCTAAGAAAATCTATTTGGTGACTGAATAGTCAAATCAAGTGCAATGTAAAGTGAGAGTCtctattattatttttgtaaCATTTCTCATCTTCTAATTAACTCCTACTTTTAAAAGGAAAAAATAAGgaaaagaaaacataaatgaccCACATGCTATCTCTTTTAGTCTCTTGTGGGCTTCAATCACTCTTTGATGATTGCATATCACAGACCAATCTGTCCTCTAGTCTTTGTCTCATACATAAACAACCAAATGAGAATCTAACTTCCTTTACCCTCTTACTTACCTACTAATCCAACATCTTAATTACCAATTAAATTCACCCTTTTTGCCTTTAATCATCATTAAGGTTATCTTCACTTGCAATTCTCCCTAATCACTACAATATATAAACATAGTCGAACTCGTGAATGACAATCAAGATGTTTTTTTATAATTGACTTTTTTGTTAGTTTCGCGTCTGATATGAGAAAGTTAAACTCTTACGTCTGAACGTTGATATCTCTTGAACCGACTCTTAGGTATAATTAAATAGCGAAAGAATTGGTATAAAATTAATGGACTTAAAATGCAAATCATATTGCCAGGATTGTCGTTCTCgtataaaaaataaaaaataaatattgCACAAGTGTTCATATAATAATATGTACCACTAAACTTCAATATTGATTTTTCTGTTTATTCAGTTAATTGGATGTACTTTAATCATTTTCATTCTATAAAGATATTCTTCCTATCATATTCAACTTTGGACAAACATTTCTTTAATTTTAAGTGTTCAACTTCTTTATCATTATGATCCTGCTTTTCCTTTTTTTGCAAATCTTAGATTAAAAGTCTAATCATAGATTGATTAAGAGGTTTCTTtcccttttattttatttttaaaaaataaaaacaacatTAACATTTTTGCATTCGCATAAACCGTATACTGTATAACATTGATATTTCAAATTGAACACGTGTACGATTCTGACCTATCAACGTCAGATACCAACATGTTAGATTCAAGTGCGAATTATTGAATATTGCATcaattataaataaataaaatattaaatttaaCATAATGATATTTGTGTGTTTATATGTTCTCCATACCTCAAGAGAGCCAAAGGTGACAAAGAAAAAGCCAAGATATTTAATTAAGTTATCACAATAGATTTGGATTTTTCTTTATGAAGGTCTATGTAGAGGTAGGTGTAGACCCTTTTGTTTAATAATAGTAAAGAAAGATCATGAAGTAGGACACTTAAATCTTGAATATGGAATCTTTAGGTATAGTCATAGTCTTTCGCTAATAGGCTTGTTTTTGAGGTATTTCCAAATTTCTTTATGAAATTGGAATCATATACTTGAAGTGGGATATCACACAATTTATCATCTTTTTCATGATGATTGAAGCAAAGTTAGCAAAGTATAATATTTTAGCTGGACATGTCCATGACATGATAAGGACAGTCCTCCTTAAATATGTTCACTTGACAAGCAATAAACCAAACAATGTTACAACATTTATAACTTATTATAATGGAAAAAAGTATCAAGATAATAAGCTAAAGTTTGTTTTCTTATTGTCCaaaactttttttttaattatttatcTTAAACTTAATGTTAACTAAAATTAATCACAGTAGAATTAAATACACACTCCTCGTATTAGTTGTTTCGTTCAAggaattaaaaataatggattTAAAAATAATGGATTTGTGATCGTGAAACAAATTTGCGCAATGGATAATGCTCTTTGACACAGTAGAATGAATGGAGGATCCACAGTATTAATACTTTGGCGTTCAAGTTAATCCATGAATTTAAATAATTGGAGAAATTATAATTAAAAACTTACATGCGGATTTATCGTGAGATACGTTATATATATGAGAGACAGTTATACCCACCTTGTGTTTTCTGATGTGAAATACATAGATTCGTTAGATCATATCTATCATGGATAGTCCACCCGTGAAGTGGATCGAGTATGGATCCAATAATTATATTTGCATTGAACTCTCGAACCTTTTCGTGGATATACCTTTCTACGAATAATTGGATCTACGATCGACTCAGaatattaattatatttaattGTCTGAAATGTATCTTAATTCTTAAGAGTGACTTCAATTTCAATTTAAATATCCATGTATTTTTAACATCTTCCTAGAATTTTCTTATTATTCTTGTGCTCATTCAATCAGTACTTTCTTTTACTTTATAGTATAATTATTATGATCCTATCAAATTGAAGTTTGTGATTTTGCACAGCCGACTTGGTTCAATTAAGCTGTCTAAGAAGCAACAAAAGTATGTGAAAATAATAGTATGATAAAGGACATAACAAGATAAGAGATTTTGTTTTGATTAGCATCTTAATCTAATAATTTGCCATCTAAACTAGTATATTAAAATGGAAAATGATAACGAAATGACCCTCGAATCTATActtttcttcttatttttttgTTGAGTGGTGGTAAAGGTGGTAATAGCTGCCCATTTATATAAAGTTTGGCTTAAGATGCAATAATTAACTTTTCCTTTCTTTCAACTCACACCATAAACAAAAGGAAGAGAGCTTTGAAGAAAGCGATACACAAATCCATAGAATTATGATGATTGTAGTTTTGAGGGCTTGAAATGTAATTTTGTGTCTTTAATCAACATCTAGACATTAGTAGACAAGAAAATAATTCCAAACTCGGTCGGATTCGGCCACCCCTATCTCGAATTTAATAGAAAAAATCAATTTAAGTGAGTATGAGTGTGAATATGATGAAAATCCATTTTTAATTGCGGAGTTGGGGTGAAAGATGTTAATACCTTATTTGCACCATCCTCACTCTACTCTaatctattaaatttatttattaCTCTTAT from Lathyrus oleraceus cultivar Zhongwan6 chromosome 1, CAAS_Psat_ZW6_1.0, whole genome shotgun sequence includes:
- the LOC127136572 gene encoding probable polyamine oxidase 5, with the protein product MVVKKPKIVIIGAGMAGLTAANKLYTSSASKDLFELCIVDGGTRIGGRINTSEFGGDRIEMGATWIHGIGNSPIHKIAQETNSLHSEQPWECMDGNNNDESVITVAEGGFHLQPSIVEPVSKLFKSLMEYSQGKLTKETAKGEVLSYYNMAVKASSSSFGSKKNLSIGSFLRQGLEAYFESVKEGDEVNGNGDWNKKSLEEAIFAMYENTERTYTSAGDLECLDYEAESEYRMFPGEEITIARGYLSIIDSIASVLPPGLVQLGRKVRKIEWQPQKLCAEHDYDYERNNVFRPVKLHFCDGSVMYADHVIVTVSLGVLKASISHDEDDDDDVKGMLFCPKLPNSKAEAISRLGFGVVNKLFMQLSNLTTTKDDVSSKGSFPFLQMVFHSPQNETRDKKIPWWMRKTSTLFPIYNGSSVLLSWFAGEEALALESLEDEEIMNGVASTVSNFVPPHSKSISKVLTSKWGTDPLFLGSYSYVAVGSSGEDLDTMAEPLPMKMKDDNNSFSYDHPLQILFAGEATHRTHYSTTHGAYFSGLREANRLLQHYHCVGILNN